A section of the Tepidanaerobacter syntrophicus genome encodes:
- a CDS encoding dicarboxylate/amino acid:cation symporter has protein sequence MAKNKGGSSLIVKLLVSIVIGIIIGLVVPKSVMVAISTIKYFLGQIIFFTIPLIILGFIAPAIAELKSNASRLMTITILLAYLSSVGAAAFAMISGYAIIPHLSIAANLGNLREVPNPLIELSIPQIFSVMSALVLALMVGLAAANTKAETAKKLLQEFQKMVLYIVQSIIIPILPVFIASTFAGLAYEGSITKQLPVFLQIIVLVILGHWIWLAVLYSLGGVISGINPLNVLKHYGPAYMTAVGTMSSAATLPIALECIHKNNEIPRHIQDFVIPLCNTVHLCGSVLTETFFVMAVSKILYGTMPPLTQMITFIFLLGLFGVAAPGVPGGTVMASLGLITSVLGFDQAGVAMVLSIFALQDSFGTACNVTGDGAIALMVTGIAQRFMKEEMEYEKPGTDKTKEGLKRGEKAYES, from the coding sequence TTGGCAAAAAATAAAGGCGGCAGCAGTTTAATAGTCAAACTGTTGGTAAGTATTGTAATCGGTATTATAATTGGTCTTGTAGTTCCAAAAAGCGTAATGGTGGCTATATCGACTATTAAATACTTTTTAGGGCAAATAATATTTTTTACAATTCCACTTATCATTCTTGGATTTATAGCGCCTGCAATAGCTGAACTAAAATCTAATGCAAGCCGGCTAATGACCATTACTATTTTATTGGCGTATCTATCATCGGTAGGAGCTGCAGCATTTGCTATGATCTCGGGATATGCGATAATACCACATCTTTCAATAGCGGCGAATTTAGGTAATTTGAGAGAAGTACCTAATCCCTTAATTGAACTTAGTATACCTCAGATATTCAGCGTTATGAGCGCTCTAGTGCTAGCATTGATGGTAGGTCTTGCAGCCGCAAACACTAAAGCTGAAACTGCAAAGAAATTATTGCAAGAATTTCAAAAAATGGTCTTATACATCGTTCAAAGTATAATAATCCCCATACTGCCAGTCTTTATAGCATCGACATTTGCAGGTCTTGCCTATGAGGGAAGCATAACTAAACAACTTCCGGTCTTTTTACAAATAATAGTTCTGGTTATTTTAGGACATTGGATATGGCTTGCAGTTCTCTATTCATTAGGAGGAGTTATTTCAGGGATAAATCCTTTAAATGTTTTAAAACATTATGGCCCAGCTTATATGACGGCAGTAGGCACCATGTCAAGCGCCGCAACACTGCCGATAGCATTGGAGTGTATCCATAAAAATAATGAGATACCTCGGCATATTCAAGATTTTGTAATACCGCTTTGCAATACTGTTCACCTTTGCGGTTCCGTGCTTACAGAAACATTTTTTGTAATGGCCGTTTCTAAAATACTCTATGGCACGATGCCGCCGCTTACACAGATGATAACATTCATCTTTCTTTTAGGACTTTTTGGTGTTGCTGCGCCGGGAGTGCCGGGCGGAACAGTTATGGCATCTTTAGGTCTTATTACCAGCGTGTTAGGATTTGATCAGGCAGGAGTTGCTATGGTGCTTTCTATTTTCGCACTTCAGGACAGCTTCGGCACTGCGTGCAATGTCACAGGAGATGGTGCAATAGCTCTTATGGTAACAGGAATTGCGCAAAGATTCATGAAGGAAGAAATGGAATACGAAAAACCTGGTACAGATAAAACGAAAGAAGGTTTAAAAAGAGGAGAAAAAGCTTACGAAAGTTAG
- a CDS encoding serine dehydratase subunit alpha family protein yields the protein MAIMTNSLLFDILKDQVTPALGCTEPIAVALAVAKAKETLGSLPERLEIKVDRNIFKNALAVGIPKTKEKGLYMAAALALIAGKSKYKLEVLKDITEEDILEAGKIVDSNIIHVDIAKEKTGLYVEVTAISGKEESKVIIKDKHDNIVLVEKNGEVIFNQEAKNTDKFSLKESIKGMKIRDLVEFATQVEVSSLELVDEGIKMNKKMAEAGMDSKYGRALSGGTLIDEMNYREYAKYLTAVASYARMSGYPLPVMSCAGSGNHGLTAILPVVAVGEKKGISYDKIVRAVTLSLLVTIYVKSYTGTLSPVCGCGVAAGVGAGAGVTYMLGGNLEQIEGSIKNMIGTMAGIICDGGKPGCAFKLAISVDAALESALMALNGVVISPDDGIVDETAEKTIQNLGKVSTDGMINTDETILEVMLGKCR from the coding sequence ATGGCAATAATGACCAATTCACTTTTATTTGACATATTAAAAGATCAAGTAACTCCCGCATTGGGATGCACAGAACCTATAGCGGTAGCCTTGGCCGTAGCTAAAGCTAAGGAAACTCTGGGCAGCTTGCCGGAAAGGTTAGAAATTAAGGTTGATAGAAACATTTTTAAAAACGCCCTTGCTGTTGGCATACCCAAAACAAAAGAAAAGGGACTTTATATGGCTGCGGCACTGGCCCTTATAGCGGGCAAGTCAAAGTATAAGCTGGAGGTATTAAAGGATATAACCGAAGAAGACATACTTGAGGCCGGTAAGATTGTAGACAGCAATATCATCCACGTAGATATTGCCAAAGAAAAAACCGGACTATATGTAGAAGTTACAGCAATTTCCGGTAAAGAAGAGAGCAAGGTTATAATAAAAGATAAACATGATAATATTGTGTTAGTGGAGAAAAACGGGGAAGTAATATTTAACCAAGAAGCAAAAAATACAGACAAATTTTCCTTAAAAGAAAGTATTAAAGGAATGAAAATAAGGGATTTAGTAGAGTTTGCAACACAGGTGGAAGTAAGCAGCCTAGAGCTGGTAGATGAAGGCATCAAAATGAATAAAAAAATGGCTGAAGCCGGCATGGATAGTAAATATGGCAGGGCTTTAAGCGGTGGGACTTTGATTGATGAAATGAACTATAGAGAATATGCAAAGTATTTGACAGCTGTAGCAAGCTATGCGCGCATGTCGGGATATCCTCTTCCGGTTATGAGCTGCGCGGGCAGCGGAAATCACGGGCTTACTGCTATACTGCCGGTAGTGGCTGTAGGAGAAAAGAAAGGTATAAGTTATGATAAAATAGTAAGAGCGGTTACTCTAAGCCTACTGGTTACCATATATGTGAAAAGTTACACAGGCACACTTTCCCCTGTTTGCGGGTGCGGAGTAGCTGCAGGCGTGGGTGCCGGTGCAGGCGTTACCTATATGCTGGGGGGAAATCTTGAACAAATCGAAGGTTCCATCAAAAATATGATAGGCACTATGGCGGGGATTATCTGCGATGGAGGTAAACCCGGCTGTGCTTTTAAACTTGCTATTTCTGTAGATGCTGCGCTAGAATCGGCTTTGATGGCGTTAAACGGCGTTGTAATATCCCCTGATGATGGAATAGTAGACGAAACAGCGGAAAAAACCATACAAAATCTTGGCAAGGTATCAACTGATGGTATGATAAATACCGATGAGACAATTTTGGAGGTGATGCTGGGAAAATGTAGATGA
- a CDS encoding sigma-54 interaction domain-containing protein, with protein sequence MPLENLEKELQEIAEAIMSVTGLDVTILDSSLKRIAGTGKYREKIGKYAAKNSVFEKCIKTGKEYVITEPRTCTECINCSDKKNCREEAEVCYPIESDEGIAGVIGMIAFSPEQKEAFIKNRFSYMNFVSRMSKLIASSIKEKILHQELQYKSIELKTIIDSVDEGIIAIDDKRKILCINNWACDMLGLKAEDVVGKDIDEILPGNGVTKILNTNNEIKNQEEIININGKNQRFLLSAKPIIFNHKAAGVVASLKDFNNLRRSIFKISESPESFTFGKILGSSPAFTLVKEQARQIASQDVTVLLLGESGTGKELFARAIHHESSRRNEIFLPINCGAIPDSLIESELFGYEKGTFTGANPKGKVGKFESANGGTVFLDEIGDLPLHMQVKILRVLQEKEIYRVGGITPIKVDVRIIAATNKDLQAMVQRGEFREDLFYRLNVVPIKIPPLRDRPEDILELAEVFFQRYSKIYHKNLKGISKEAKKVLVSYSYPGNVRELENLIEYGVIFEKSDFLQGETLLKKISIENGTYTAETGGLKEMVARYERQIIQDLMHRYGESTEAKQKIAEKLNISTATLYRKLKELDLTN encoded by the coding sequence TTGCCGTTAGAAAACCTGGAAAAGGAACTTCAAGAAATAGCTGAGGCTATAATGTCTGTTACAGGTCTTGATGTAACCATCCTTGATAGCTCGTTGAAAAGAATAGCCGGAACTGGAAAATACCGCGAAAAGATAGGTAAATATGCCGCAAAAAATTCTGTTTTTGAAAAGTGCATAAAAACCGGCAAAGAATATGTTATTACGGAACCGAGAACTTGCACTGAGTGCATAAACTGCAGCGACAAAAAGAACTGCCGGGAAGAGGCGGAGGTTTGTTATCCTATAGAAAGCGATGAAGGTATTGCAGGTGTAATCGGAATGATAGCCTTTAGTCCTGAACAAAAGGAAGCCTTTATTAAAAACCGGTTTAGCTATATGAACTTTGTAAGCCGCATGAGCAAATTAATAGCCTCAAGCATTAAGGAAAAGATTTTGCATCAAGAGCTGCAGTACAAGTCTATTGAGCTTAAAACAATTATCGATTCAGTAGATGAAGGGATTATTGCAATTGATGACAAAAGAAAAATTTTGTGCATAAACAATTGGGCATGCGATATGCTAGGCCTAAAAGCCGAAGATGTTGTAGGGAAAGATATAGATGAAATTCTTCCCGGCAATGGCGTAACAAAGATTTTGAATACAAACAACGAGATAAAAAACCAAGAAGAAATAATAAACATAAACGGCAAAAACCAACGCTTTCTTCTTTCGGCAAAACCCATAATCTTTAATCATAAAGCCGCAGGTGTAGTTGCTAGTTTAAAAGATTTTAATAATTTACGCCGTTCGATTTTTAAAATCAGCGAGAGTCCCGAAAGTTTTACTTTTGGCAAAATACTAGGCAGTAGCCCGGCTTTTACTCTAGTAAAAGAACAAGCAAGACAGATAGCAAGCCAGGATGTAACAGTGCTGCTTTTAGGAGAAAGCGGGACAGGAAAAGAACTTTTTGCAAGAGCAATTCATCATGAAAGTTCAAGAAGGAATGAAATATTTTTGCCCATAAACTGTGGTGCTATTCCAGACAGTCTTATAGAAAGCGAGCTCTTCGGTTATGAAAAAGGCACTTTTACCGGTGCAAATCCAAAAGGAAAGGTAGGCAAATTTGAAAGCGCAAACGGTGGGACTGTTTTTTTAGATGAAATAGGTGATTTACCGCTTCACATGCAGGTTAAAATCCTCAGAGTCCTTCAAGAAAAAGAAATATACAGAGTCGGGGGAATTACGCCGATAAAAGTAGATGTAAGAATAATTGCCGCTACCAACAAAGACCTGCAGGCTATGGTGCAGCGCGGCGAGTTTCGGGAAGATCTGTTTTATCGCTTAAATGTAGTTCCCATAAAAATTCCACCGCTCAGAGATAGACCTGAAGATATTTTAGAATTGGCTGAAGTTTTTTTTCAAAGATATTCCAAGATTTACCATAAAAATCTTAAAGGCATTTCCAAAGAAGCAAAAAAAGTCTTAGTTTCATACTCATACCCGGGAAATGTTCGGGAGCTTGAAAACCTGATAGAATACGGCGTTATTTTTGAAAAGAGTGATTTTCTTCAAGGTGAAACACTCCTAAAGAAAATCAGCATAGAAAATGGCACTTATACAGCAGAAACCGGAGGACTCAAAGAAATGGTGGCAAGATATGAAAGGCAGATAATACAGGATTTAATGCACCGATACGGTGAGAGCACAGAAGCTAAGCAAAAAATAGCCGAAAAGCTTAATATAAGCACTGCCACCTTATACCGCAAATTAAAAGAGCTGGATTTGACAAACTAA
- a CDS encoding carbohydrate ABC transporter permease, with the protein MYKNKRLAFLYLLPAVAFVVVFIYFPVVLNIFYSFFRWSAFSDKVYIGIENYKRLFKDPIFYLALRNNTLYAIISIIFQVGLGLVLAAILEEKFVRKFQPFFRTVYFMPSVISLTVVGLLWQLIYNPNIGIVNAGLKAIGLERFAYDWLGSGKTAIYAIIAVSQWQYTGYIMLLFLVAIQEIPPDLYEAAMIDGANRIQVFFNVTVPQVKEMILVCTTITIIGAFKVFDEVYVMTAGGPGRASEVLATYMYRSAFRNDEMGYAAAIAFIIFVITFILSFLQNKFFGSDNKA; encoded by the coding sequence ATATACAAAAATAAACGTTTAGCTTTTTTATATCTGCTGCCGGCTGTCGCTTTTGTTGTTGTGTTTATTTATTTTCCGGTAGTGCTCAATATATTTTACAGCTTTTTCAGATGGAGCGCTTTTTCTGATAAAGTTTATATTGGAATAGAGAATTATAAAAGACTTTTCAAAGATCCTATTTTTTATTTGGCTTTAAGAAACAACACATTATATGCAATAATCTCCATAATTTTTCAGGTAGGCCTAGGATTAGTTTTAGCTGCTATCCTGGAAGAAAAATTTGTTAGGAAATTTCAGCCGTTTTTCAGAACTGTTTATTTCATGCCTTCGGTTATATCACTTACTGTGGTAGGGCTTTTGTGGCAGTTGATTTACAATCCCAATATAGGAATTGTAAATGCAGGGCTTAAGGCAATTGGCCTGGAAAGATTTGCCTATGATTGGTTAGGCAGCGGTAAAACGGCGATATATGCGATAATAGCAGTGTCACAGTGGCAATATACAGGTTATATTATGCTGCTATTTCTGGTTGCCATACAAGAAATACCCCCGGATCTTTATGAAGCTGCCATGATAGATGGCGCTAACAGAATCCAGGTATTTTTCAATGTTACAGTCCCTCAAGTTAAAGAAATGATACTTGTGTGCACCACCATAACTATAATCGGCGCTTTCAAAGTGTTTGATGAAGTATATGTTATGACGGCAGGGGGACCCGGAAGAGCATCTGAGGTTCTTGCCACATACATGTATCGTTCGGCGTTTAGAAATGATGAAATGGGATACGCGGCTGCAATTGCGTTTATTATATTTGTAATAACATTTATTCTATCGTTTCTGCAAAACAAATTCTTCGGATCCGATAACAAAGCTTAG
- a CDS encoding GntR family transcriptional regulator: protein MRSKEQLPPIYDQIKRLLEEKIENGEYLPGSKLPSERELSEQYKISRMTARNALTSLVNEGRAYRKQGKGTYVAKPKIKRDLLHLTGFSKMLKERGIEPSNYTLGAEIFEADKIISEKFNISIGEEVYKITRLRRGNQQNFALEYSYLPVKLFPGLLDYDLEKDSLYRIIEEEYGFKLKFAKQWIKLAKANEYEAKVLEINPDTPILILESITYTKHDMPVEMTYSLTRGDLCEFYTELWSDLS, encoded by the coding sequence TTGAGATCTAAAGAACAGCTACCTCCAATTTACGATCAAATCAAAAGATTGCTGGAAGAAAAAATTGAAAATGGCGAATACCTTCCCGGCTCTAAACTGCCTTCGGAAAGAGAGCTTAGCGAGCAATACAAGATAAGCCGAATGACTGCCAGAAATGCTCTAACTTCGCTGGTAAACGAAGGCAGGGCTTACAGAAAACAGGGGAAAGGCACATATGTTGCAAAGCCGAAGATAAAAAGAGATTTACTGCATTTGACAGGCTTTTCCAAAATGCTTAAAGAAAGAGGCATAGAGCCAAGCAATTATACACTTGGAGCAGAAATCTTTGAAGCAGATAAAATAATTTCAGAAAAATTTAATATTTCAATTGGAGAAGAAGTATATAAAATAACAAGGCTGCGCCGAGGAAATCAGCAAAATTTTGCTCTTGAGTATTCTTATCTGCCGGTAAAGCTTTTTCCGGGCCTTTTGGACTATGATCTGGAAAAAGATTCCTTATATAGAATCATAGAAGAAGAGTATGGATTTAAACTAAAATTCGCAAAACAATGGATAAAACTTGCAAAAGCCAACGAATACGAGGCAAAAGTCCTGGAGATAAATCCGGATACCCCTATACTGATTTTAGAATCAATAACCTATACCAAACATGATATGCCTGTTGAAATGACATATTCTCTTACAAGAGGCGATCTGTGCGAATTTTATACTGAGCTTTGGAGCGATTTGTCATAA
- a CDS encoding dihydrodipicolinate synthase family protein — protein MYKPIGSWVAIPTPFNESGTIDWKGFEILIDHQAAHGTSTLLVMGSAGEVTLLSAEERKEIVRRISKYAKGKIPVFFGAAFPTTEETIKFSQYAEGEGADGLVYTAPPYLLPPQSALADHLVACAKSVSIPVAVYNNPSRVGVFIEPDTIGRLAEECPNFVADKEAMGSVQHLVEVKRRVGEKVHILCCDYPKYSILLPTLAIGGHGAANIGGNIIPEEMAAIARPWDSIEKVEESRKLYFKYYPLLEALYWFSNPIVIKAALNILGLPGGMLRRPYQDLRGEKLEDLRKLMDEMGVIEKYGQK, from the coding sequence ATGTATAAACCTATTGGCTCTTGGGTGGCTATACCCACACCCTTTAACGAATCAGGAACTATTGACTGGAAAGGTTTTGAGATTCTTATCGACCATCAAGCAGCACATGGTACATCAACTTTGCTTGTAATGGGTTCTGCGGGAGAAGTTACTTTATTGTCAGCGGAAGAGCGAAAAGAAATCGTAAGGCGCATATCAAAATATGCCAAAGGAAAGATACCGGTATTCTTCGGAGCCGCATTTCCTACTACTGAGGAAACCATCAAATTTAGTCAGTATGCGGAAGGAGAGGGTGCCGATGGGTTAGTTTATACTGCGCCCCCTTATTTGCTGCCGCCTCAGTCGGCACTGGCAGACCATTTAGTAGCTTGTGCAAAATCCGTATCTATTCCGGTCGCTGTCTACAATAATCCCAGCCGGGTAGGGGTTTTTATTGAACCTGATACTATAGGACGTTTGGCTGAGGAATGTCCTAATTTTGTAGCAGACAAAGAGGCCATGGGAAGTGTTCAGCATTTAGTAGAAGTAAAAAGGAGAGTGGGAGAAAAAGTCCACATACTCTGCTGCGACTATCCGAAATATTCCATTTTACTGCCTACTCTTGCCATTGGCGGCCATGGAGCAGCAAATATCGGAGGGAATATAATACCTGAGGAGATGGCTGCAATTGCAAGACCTTGGGACAGCATAGAAAAAGTTGAGGAAAGCCGCAAACTTTATTTTAAGTATTACCCGCTTCTTGAAGCACTCTACTGGTTTTCAAATCCGATTGTAATAAAAGCAGCCTTAAACATTCTCGGACTTCCGGGAGGCATGCTGCGCAGACCTTACCAAGATCTTAGAGGAGAAAAGCTGGAAGACTTAAGAAAGCTGATGGATGAGATGGGCGTTATCGAAAAATATGGACAAAAATAA
- a CDS encoding ABC transporter substrate-binding protein, with protein sequence MKSYRKTLSLVIIFTLALSLVAGCGGGSQETGGTTEETQGEQVVLKFLHKWPQPENMPYFEDVVKDFEATHPNIKIDMEAVADEPIKDKLRVLMGTDSQPDIFFSWSGEFAKKFVRSNNALDITEALNADTDWKNSIMQAGLEPFTMDGKVYGIPFRINGKFFVYNKEIFAKHNLQEPETWADFIKICETLKADNITPIALGNQYPWAACHYLTGLNQKLVPQDVRMKDYNPKTGEFTDPGYVQALEYLKSLNDNGYFNEGVNSTSHDMAHEMFYAGQAAMFYVELEEFQQVEDNFSGKWDFFALPKIPEGKGNQNFLTGAPDGFMISAKTKHPEEAIEFLKFLTSKENSEKLVKDLGWPSPIIGAVNETNAFPLLVEGMKAIEQAEGMALWLDTDVHVKVAEVYLAGLQELLNGSKTPEKIMEEVRQVAKQVQSEVE encoded by the coding sequence TTGAAGAGCTATAGAAAAACCTTATCACTGGTGATTATCTTTACTCTTGCACTATCTTTGGTTGCCGGCTGCGGAGGAGGCTCTCAGGAAACAGGAGGCACTACTGAAGAGACGCAAGGCGAGCAGGTAGTATTAAAATTCTTGCACAAATGGCCTCAGCCAGAGAATATGCCCTATTTTGAAGATGTGGTAAAAGATTTTGAGGCCACGCATCCCAATATAAAAATAGATATGGAAGCTGTAGCGGATGAACCGATTAAAGATAAGCTGCGGGTTCTTATGGGAACAGATTCCCAGCCGGACATATTCTTTTCCTGGAGTGGTGAGTTTGCCAAAAAATTTGTTCGTTCTAACAACGCATTAGACATAACTGAGGCCTTAAATGCAGATACAGACTGGAAAAACAGCATTATGCAGGCAGGCCTTGAGCCCTTTACAATGGATGGAAAGGTTTATGGAATTCCCTTTAGAATTAATGGAAAATTCTTTGTATATAACAAAGAGATATTTGCAAAGCACAATCTCCAAGAGCCTGAAACCTGGGCGGATTTTATTAAGATATGTGAAACATTAAAAGCAGACAATATTACCCCTATAGCGCTGGGAAATCAATATCCATGGGCAGCATGCCATTATCTCACTGGTTTAAATCAGAAGCTTGTGCCTCAAGATGTACGCATGAAGGATTACAATCCGAAAACCGGAGAATTCACAGACCCTGGGTATGTCCAAGCTCTAGAGTATTTAAAATCCCTAAATGACAATGGCTACTTTAATGAAGGCGTAAATTCTACATCTCATGATATGGCTCATGAAATGTTTTATGCAGGACAAGCGGCTATGTTCTATGTGGAATTAGAAGAGTTCCAGCAGGTAGAAGATAACTTTTCGGGTAAATGGGATTTCTTTGCGCTGCCAAAGATACCTGAAGGCAAAGGAAATCAAAACTTCTTAACAGGTGCGCCTGACGGATTTATGATATCAGCAAAGACGAAACATCCGGAGGAAGCCATAGAGTTTTTGAAATTCTTGACCTCAAAAGAAAACAGTGAAAAACTTGTGAAAGATTTAGGCTGGCCAAGTCCTATAATTGGAGCTGTTAACGAAACGAATGCCTTCCCGCTATTAGTAGAAGGAATGAAAGCAATTGAACAGGCAGAAGGTATGGCTCTGTGGCTAGATACAGACGTTCATGTAAAAGTAGCGGAAGTGTATCTTGCCGGTTTGCAAGAACTTCTGAACGGCAGCAAGACACCGGAGAAAATAATGGAAGAAGTAAGACAAGTAGCTAAACAAGTTCAGAGTGAAGTCGAGTAA
- a CDS encoding FAD-dependent oxidoreductase, producing MDKNLVVIGGTAAGMSAAAQARRGDPSLPIIVFERTGYITYGSCGLPYYIGNVIKDVNKLITYTPEYMKKQRNIDVYILHEVVGINTQEKYVKVKNLKSGETFNQPYGQLVIATGAVSVVPKIPGIDNNGIFTLRNIEDGIKIKEFLSSKNVKHAAILGAGFIGLELAEALRNWGIDVNIFEMLPRILPQIDEELSALIEAELEKNSVKLYKNTKVVEFKPAEKGGLKIITEGNNIFDADMVIAAVGVKPNTLLAQNAKIQTGTLGGIAVDKYMRTSCPDIWAAGDCTETYNRITKKPVYVPLGTTANKQGKIAGENAAGGSVIFPGIIGTQVTKIFNTYTATTGLNEISAKDAGMLPISAKIKHVDKAGYYPGSKSIHVKIIIDKNTAKVIGAQMAGSEGVGKRIDIFATAITAGMTVYELNELDLAYAPPVSPVYDPVLIAASSGIKALEKT from the coding sequence ATGGATAAAAATTTGGTGGTAATCGGAGGAACTGCGGCGGGAATGAGCGCTGCAGCGCAAGCCCGTCGGGGCGACCCATCGCTTCCCATAATTGTCTTTGAGCGCACAGGTTATATAACTTACGGATCTTGCGGTCTGCCTTATTATATCGGAAATGTCATAAAAGATGTTAACAAACTTATAACTTATACCCCTGAATACATGAAAAAACAAAGAAATATCGATGTTTATATATTGCATGAAGTTGTAGGCATAAATACCCAAGAAAAGTACGTGAAGGTTAAAAACCTTAAAAGCGGTGAGACGTTTAATCAGCCCTACGGTCAGTTGGTAATAGCCACCGGCGCAGTTTCAGTTGTCCCTAAAATACCGGGTATTGATAATAATGGCATATTCACATTAAGAAATATTGAAGATGGAATTAAAATTAAAGAATTTTTATCATCGAAAAATGTGAAACACGCTGCAATTTTAGGGGCAGGCTTCATAGGGCTTGAATTAGCAGAAGCTCTTAGAAATTGGGGCATAGATGTAAATATTTTTGAAATGCTTCCAAGAATTCTTCCCCAAATCGATGAAGAACTTAGCGCTCTTATTGAAGCAGAGCTGGAAAAAAATTCAGTAAAATTATATAAGAACACAAAAGTTGTTGAGTTTAAACCTGCCGAAAAAGGCGGCTTGAAGATAATTACTGAGGGCAATAATATTTTTGATGCAGATATGGTAATTGCCGCAGTAGGAGTTAAGCCGAATACACTTCTTGCACAAAATGCAAAGATACAGACGGGGACTTTAGGCGGTATAGCAGTAGACAAATATATGCGCACAAGCTGTCCTGATATATGGGCTGCCGGAGATTGCACGGAAACTTACAATCGTATTACAAAAAAGCCCGTATATGTTCCTCTAGGAACTACAGCTAACAAGCAGGGCAAGATTGCAGGGGAAAATGCAGCAGGGGGCAGCGTTATCTTTCCGGGCATTATCGGAACTCAAGTAACTAAGATTTTCAATACATATACAGCAACTACAGGCCTTAATGAAATATCAGCAAAAGATGCAGGAATGCTTCCAATTTCTGCGAAGATAAAACATGTAGATAAAGCAGGCTACTATCCCGGCTCCAAATCCATACATGTAAAGATCATCATTGACAAAAATACGGCTAAAGTCATTGGAGCCCAGATGGCGGGGAGCGAGGGAGTTGGAAAGCGTATTGACATTTTTGCCACTGCCATTACTGCAGGTATGACGGTCTACGAATTAAATGAACTGGATCTTGCTTATGCACCACCGGTATCGCCGGTTTATGATCCTGTGCTTATCGCTGCATCTAGCGGAATAAAGGCATTAGAAAAGACATAA
- a CDS encoding PfkB family carbohydrate kinase, protein MAKIIGVGDNVVDKYLDLGLMFPGGNALNVAVLSRRYGADAAYMGVLGEDRAGRHIYETLQKEGIDVSRVRITEGPNAYSEVTLVDGDRVFVGGDPGVSTQLSFTEDDFEYMKKFDLIHTSVYSYIEDELKNLKETGKIVSFDFSDSYEQSYLNKTLPYVDFAFFSGSGKSLEEIKDFQKKVSEQGPSLVLITRGSKGAILYYNGKYYLQDSVPTKVVDTLGAGDAFIASLIVSILDGKEVTFAMQKAAEDAAKTCTYYGAFGYGIEF, encoded by the coding sequence ATGGCAAAAATTATCGGAGTCGGAGATAACGTAGTAGACAAATATTTAGATTTAGGGCTTATGTTTCCGGGAGGCAATGCCCTAAACGTAGCTGTTCTTTCCCGCAGATATGGAGCCGATGCCGCCTATATGGGTGTGCTGGGAGAAGACAGAGCCGGCAGACATATATACGAAACATTGCAAAAAGAAGGCATAGACGTATCTCGTGTAAGGATAACAGAAGGTCCTAATGCGTATTCAGAAGTAACCTTAGTAGATGGCGACAGGGTATTCGTGGGAGGGGATCCGGGGGTATCTACTCAGCTTTCATTTACTGAAGATGATTTTGAATATATGAAAAAATTTGATCTGATTCATACCAGCGTTTATAGTTACATAGAAGATGAACTAAAAAACCTAAAAGAAACTGGTAAAATTGTTTCATTTGATTTTTCAGATAGTTATGAACAATCCTACCTAAATAAAACACTTCCATATGTTGATTTTGCCTTTTTTTCCGGTTCAGGCAAATCTTTGGAAGAAATCAAGGATTTCCAAAAAAAAGTAAGCGAGCAAGGTCCCTCTTTAGTTCTTATTACAAGAGGCTCCAAAGGAGCAATCCTTTATTATAATGGCAAATATTATTTACAAGACAGTGTTCCTACAAAGGTTGTGGATACCTTAGGGGCAGGAGATGCTTTTATTGCAAGCCTGATAGTAAGTATTCTTGATGGGAAGGAGGTAACTTTTGCTATGCAAAAGGCTGCCGAAGATGCAGCCAAAACTTGCACCTATTACGGTGCTTTCGGCTATGGAATCGAATTTTAA